From the Salinimicrobium tongyeongense genome, one window contains:
- the tpiA gene encoding triose-phosphate isomerase, translating into MRDKIVAGNWKMNNDLAQTEDLLSNIKKLYKENREVRVIVAPAFTNLHHAFESLRDSPIDVAAQNMNEHKEGAYTGEVSAQMLSSIGIKIVILGHSERRAIFNETDALLAKKVDAALENDMEVIFCCGEELSERKGEKHFEVVKSQLENGLFHVAEGQWSKIVIAYEPVWAIGTGETASPEQAQEMHAFIRKTIAEKFGSELANKVAILYGGSVKPANAQEIFAKEDVDGGLIGGASLKAEDFIAIAEAF; encoded by the coding sequence ATGAGAGACAAAATTGTAGCCGGAAACTGGAAAATGAACAATGATTTGGCTCAAACCGAAGATTTGTTGTCAAACATTAAGAAATTATACAAAGAAAATCGCGAGGTGCGCGTAATTGTGGCCCCAGCCTTCACCAATTTGCACCACGCATTCGAATCTTTGAGGGATTCGCCCATAGACGTTGCTGCACAAAACATGAACGAGCATAAAGAAGGTGCATATACCGGGGAGGTTTCTGCCCAAATGCTTAGCAGTATAGGTATAAAAATAGTGATTTTGGGACACAGTGAGCGTCGTGCCATTTTCAACGAAACAGATGCCTTACTCGCCAAAAAAGTGGATGCAGCCCTTGAAAATGACATGGAAGTGATCTTTTGCTGTGGGGAAGAATTAAGTGAACGCAAGGGAGAAAAACATTTTGAGGTAGTAAAAAGTCAGTTGGAAAATGGCCTTTTTCATGTAGCTGAAGGGCAGTGGAGCAAGATCGTGATCGCTTACGAACCGGTATGGGCTATTGGAACGGGGGAAACAGCTTCGCCAGAACAGGCACAGGAAATGCACGCTTTTATAAGAAAAACCATTGCTGAAAAGTTTGGAAGTGAACTGGCCAACAAGGTGGCAATTCTTTACGGTGGTAGCGTAAAGCCCGCGAATGCACAGGAGATTTTTGCTAAAGAAGATGTAGACGGCGGCCTTATTGGTGGTGCAAGTCTAAAAGCCGAAGATTTTATCGCTATTGCAGAGGCCTTTTAA